A region of Culicoides brevitarsis isolate CSIRO-B50_1 chromosome 1, AGI_CSIRO_Cbre_v1, whole genome shotgun sequence DNA encodes the following proteins:
- the LOC134834002 gene encoding probable RNA-binding protein 46, translating to MHLMLVNGLIYPVSQINGQRITGPPENLVWNEPAYETNEVFVTNLPRTVFEDTLLPLFSRCGIVYKIRLMMCFSGTNRGFAYVLFATQAAAQTALLFFARFPLFDRFIFAHKSSNKRILLMGNINCDKSTREIINFCFEMTKCVDAIRVNDAAGKLKFLLLIYKCHYDAAMARRLMTTCLFDFGERCYVKWYNKRK from the exons ATGCATTTAATGCTCGTAAATGGCTTAATCTATCCCGTATCGCAAATTAATGGACAACGAATCACGGGACCTCCGGAAAATTTGGTTTGGAATGAGCCGGCTTATGAAACTAACGAG gtttttgtcacaaatttgCCTCGAACTGTGTTTGAAGACACTTTGCTGCCCTTATTTTCGCGCTGTGGCATCGTTTACAAGATCCGCTTGATGATGTGCTTCTCCGGAACTAACCGAGGATTCGCTTATGTGCTTTTTGCGACACAAGCAGCTGCTCAAACTGCACTTTTGTT ttttgctCGTTTTCCGTTGTTCGATCGCTTCATCTTCGCTCACAAAAGCTCCAACAAACGCATTTTGTTGATGGGAAACATCAACTGTGACAAATCCACACGcgaaatcatcaatttttgcttCGAGATGACAAAATGCGTTGATGCCATTCGTGTCAATGATGCTGCCGGGAAGCTAAAATTCCTTTTGTTGATCTACAAATGTCATTATGATGCAGCGATGGCACGTCGTTTGATGACAACTTGTCTTTTTGACTTTGGGGAACGTTGCTACGTGAAGTGGTACAACAAGcggaagtaa
- the LOC134838485 gene encoding carotenoid isomerooxygenase — protein MKSIWETLESAKPNSSFKQSTTKKYPNCDESVWLRSCEKEVLEPIKGKVTGVIPSWLNGQLLRNGPGSLKVGEMEFNHLFDSSALLHRFGIQNGEVTYQCKFLETNSFKRNQTAQRIVMTEFGTKAIPDPCHNIFNRVSTMFKPGENSSDNAMISIYPFNDEYFAFAESPFIFKIDPKSLETLKRVNLFDKLGIVNHTSHPHVLKDGTVFNIGMIPHKTGPRYVILCFPKGEKIFDEARIVASIPARFKFNPSYMHTFGLTENFFLIVEQPLTVSVSKVFKTHLMNEPLISCMKWFPEKQTFIHVISRKTGKLCYTFQTESFFYLHIINSYESENHIVLDICCYKDPSMINCMYVTSLKNMQRNDDYAKMFRGRPLRFILPLLEPETKKPKSPIKLYQKVPKPSSNWSKIISKLFKTKKISDVTKFEGVREFHRTKRPKAENKEIEALLSENLIKLQGTKCTAVKLADGKIFCRPEILCDLGCETPRINYENFLGMKYRYFYAISSDVDVDNPGTLIKVDTITKTCRTWCEKNCYPSEPIFVPSIDSNSEDDGVVLASMVWGRNEPNKVGLLILCAKTFKEIGRSVFITPSPVPKCLHGWFAPKN, from the exons atgaagagtATTTGGGAGACTCTTGAATCagct AAGCCAAATAGCTCATTTAAACAATCcacaacgaaaaaatatccaaattgTGACGAAAGTGTGTGGTTACGCTCGTGCGAAAAAGAAGTCCTTGAACCGATTAAAGGTAAAGTAACGGGCGTCATTCCTTCTTGGTTAAATGGACAATTGTTGAGAAATGGTCCGGGAAGTCTCAAAGTTGGCGAAATGGAATTTAATCATTTGTTCGATAGCTCCGCGCTTTTACATCGATTCGGGATTCAAAATGGCGAAGTAACGTaccaatgtaaatttttggagACGAATTCTTTTAAAAGGAATCAAACAGCGCAAAGAATTgtc atgaCAGAATTTGGAACAAAAGCAATTCCTGATCCGtgtcataatatttttaatcg agTTTCTACGATGTTCAAACCGGGCGAAAACAGTAGCGATAATGCGATGATCTCCATTTATCCGTTTAACGATGAATATTTTGCATTTGCTGAATCtccttttattttcaaaatcgaTCCAAAATCGTTGGAAACGTTAAAAAGAGTGAATTTGTTTGATAAATTAGGAATTGTGAACCATACATCGCATCCTCATGTTTTGAAAGATGGCACT gtttttaacATTGGAATGATACCACACAAAACAGGACCTCGTTACGTTATACTTTGTTTCCCGAaaggagagaaaatttttgatgaagcaAGAATTGTCGCAAGTATTCCAGCAAGATTTAAATTCAATCCATCTTACATGCATACGTTTGGATTgacagaaaatttctttttaattg ttgAACAACCTTTGACAGTTTCAGtttcgaaagtttttaaaactcaTTTAATGAATGAGCCTTTGATCTCTTGCATGAAATGGTTTCCTGAAAAAcaa acATTTATTCATGTAATTAGTCGAAAAACGGGAAAATTATGTTACACATTTCAAACAGAATCGTTTTTCTATCTTCATATAATTAATTCGTATGAGAGTGAAAATCATATTGTTCTCGATATTTGTTGTTATAAAGACCCGAGTATGATAAATTGTATGTATGTGACGTCattaaag aacatgCAACGAAATGACGATTACGCAAAAATGTTCAGAGGAAGACCATTGAGATTTATTTTACCTTTACTCGAACCTGAAACCAAAAAACCAAAATCTCCCATAAAACTTTATCAAAAAGTCCCGAAGCCCTCATCAAACTGGAGCAAAATCATCTCGAAActcttcaaaacaaaaaaaatcagtgacGTTACCAAATTCGAAGGCGTACGAGAATTCCATCGAACAAAAAGACCGAAAGCTGAAAATAAGGAAATCGAAGCTTTGCTATCGGAAAACTTGATAAAACTTCAGGGAACAAAATGTACCGCTGTTAAACTCGctgatggaaaaattttctgtcgtCCTGAAATTTTGTGCGATTTGGGATGCGAAACGCCGCGAATAAATTACGAAAACTTTTTGGGAATGAAATATCgatatttttatgcaattagCAGCGATGTCGATGTTGATAATCCGGGAACGTTGATAAAAGTTGACACAATTACAAAAACTTGTAGGACAtggtgcgaaaaaaattgttatccgAGTGAACCGATTTTTGTTCCTTCGATTGATTCGAAT agcgaAGATGACGGCGTTGTACTTGCATCTATGGTTTGGGGAAGAAATGAACCAAATAAAGTCGGATTATTGATTCTTTgtgcaaaaacttttaaggaAATCGGAAGAAGTGTATTTATTACTCCGAGTCCCGTGCCGAAATGTTTACATGGATGGTTtgcgccaaaaaattaa